One genomic window of Coffea eugenioides isolate CCC68of chromosome 1, Ceug_1.0, whole genome shotgun sequence includes the following:
- the LOC113766544 gene encoding LOB domain-containing protein 4-like, which translates to MVAFSRHELPEHQRGDAVSSMVYEANARVRDPVYGCVGAISSLQQQIDVLQTQLALAQAEVVQMRMRQFSSISPGTATNSPDHNNITSPSSSRHTQSHHDRTSLFAMGMVIDHQASMGESLWSC; encoded by the exons ATGGTCGCATTTAGTCGAcat GAGCTGCCGGAGCATCAGCGGGGCGATGCGGTTAGTTCCATGGTATATGAAGCAAATGCAAGAGTGAGAGATCCTGTATATGGTTGTGTGGGAGCAATATCATCCTTACAGCAGCAAATAGATGTTCTTCAAACTCAACTGGCACTTGCACAAGCTGAAGTGGTGCAGATGAGAATGAGACAGTTCTCTTCGATTTCGCCTGGCACTGCGACCAATTCACCTGATCACAACAACATTACATCTCCTTCGTCATCCCGGCACACACAATCTCATCATGATCGTACGTCCCTTTTTGCAATGGGGATGGTAATAGATCATCAGGCCAGCATGGGAGAGTCCTTGTGGTCATGTTAG
- the LOC113766554 gene encoding putative F-box protein At1g67623 gives MANEQKGRSTTCILSLPTEVLSEVLARVASCSSTDLFRAKLCCKLFYEVSEADNIYHRVSMDKFEIVPWSKNDQVSRFLKKCRESKNPEALYRKGVVDYFTDKHEDSALECLEEAANSGHADAAYALGIIYIFLGGDELKRKGMRLLSGLKKSRILKAKQFHPRHNLRALLRMIWVKNPLFLKPTPICCAMTHERKTSSWPMDADDVEEESTCEACACDEEIGAICAALPYR, from the exons ATGGCCAACGAACAAAAAGGGCGTTCAACAACCTGCATCCTGTCCCTTCCGACCGAGGTGCTATCCGAGGTGCTTGCACGTGTCGCATCTTGTTCATCCACTGATCTTTTCCGGGCAAAACTATG CTGTAAGTTGTTTTACGAAGTTTCGGAAGCAGACAACATTTACCACCGGGTGTCAATGGATAAGTTTGAAATCGTGCCGTGGTCAAAAAACGACCAAGTGTCGAGGTTCTTGAAGAAGTGTAGAGAAAGCAAAAATCCAGAAGCCTTGTATCGAAAAGGAGTG GTTGATTATTTTACGGACAAGCATGAGGACTCAGCATTGGAATGCCTGGAAGAAGCTGCCAATTCAGGCCATGCGGATGCGGCATATGCGTTGGGAATAATTTACATCTTTCTTGGTGGGGACGAGTTAAAGCGCAAAGGTATGCGACTGCTGAGCGGGTTGAAGAAATCCAGAATTCTGAAAGCCAAACAATTTCATCCTCGTCACAATTTGCGAGCGCTGCTGAGGATGATATGGGTCAAGAACCCTTTGTTTCTAAAGCCAACGCCCATTTGTTGTGCCATGACACACGAGAGGAAAACATCTTCATGGCCTATGGATGCCGATGACGTGGAGGAGGAGAGTACATGTGAAGCCTGCGCTTGCGATGAAGAAATTGGAGCAATTTGTGCTGCCCTACCTTATCGTTAG